The following proteins come from a genomic window of Clostridium cylindrosporum DSM 605:
- the recG gene encoding ATP-dependent DNA helicase RecG encodes MLFKVYPYKFIRKIFNKVMKMEINKIKGVGEKTEKALSSINIYALNDLFNYFPRDYEFRGESKRVAEMINGEMASFIGEVYAFHPYKKYSKFKGYGKIVFKSEDEYITGVWFNQPYIYKSFKVGEKVFLYGKVEIYNSHVEMKEIQHSKLDDNTLRKIYPIYPLNKNLTQSTLRKLILEGLKYKHEEIIEFLPNEILKKYNLMDLMNAIDNIHFPKDKDSLNFAKERIKFNELLILNLAVLMAKEEFSRDELGTTVLISKELVNLKNSLPFSLTNAQSKVTREILTDMKSSTPMNRLVQGDVGSGKTMVAIIAMFNVVKNGYQATMMAPTEILAMQHYESITKTLNGFDINVQIITGSTTKKQKKIILDAIKNGEIDILIGTHALIEDNVEFKNLALVITDEQHRFGVRQRAKLVNKGKNPHVLVMTATPIPRTLAIFMYGDMDISIIDELPPGRQEIETYHIDSSKKERAFSFIKKQINSGRQCYIVCPLVEESEKLSLKSVEEMITELENNYFKGYSIGLLHGKMKSKEKDLVMEGFKSGSIQLLVSTTVIEVGVNVPNASVMYIENAERFGLSQLHQLRGRVGRGEYKSYCILSSDSKTKESRERMKIMTSTTDGFIIAEKDMQLRGFGEFFGLRQHGIFQFKVANLFKDIELLKQTREIAKDIINSCKLELEEYKELGLEVRLKYFEEIDKGSFN; translated from the coding sequence ATGCTTTTTAAAGTGTACCCTTATAAATTTATACGAAAAATCTTTAATAAGGTGATGAAGATGGAAATTAATAAAATTAAAGGAGTAGGAGAAAAAACAGAAAAGGCATTATCTTCAATTAATATATATGCTTTAAATGATCTTTTTAATTATTTTCCTAGAGACTATGAATTTAGAGGTGAAAGTAAAAGGGTTGCAGAAATGATAAATGGAGAAATGGCATCCTTTATAGGAGAAGTGTATGCTTTTCACCCTTATAAAAAATATAGTAAATTTAAAGGATATGGGAAGATAGTATTTAAAAGTGAAGATGAGTATATTACAGGAGTGTGGTTTAATCAACCATATATATATAAGTCCTTTAAAGTAGGTGAAAAGGTATTTTTATATGGAAAGGTTGAAATATATAACTCCCATGTAGAAATGAAGGAAATACAGCATAGTAAGTTAGATGATAATACTTTAAGAAAAATATATCCTATATATCCTTTAAATAAGAACCTAACCCAAAGTACTTTAAGAAAATTAATTTTAGAAGGATTAAAGTATAAGCATGAAGAAATTATAGAATTTTTGCCAAATGAAATTTTAAAAAAGTATAATTTAATGGATTTGATGAATGCCATAGATAATATACATTTTCCAAAGGATAAGGATTCATTAAACTTTGCAAAAGAAAGAATAAAATTTAATGAATTACTTATACTAAATCTTGCTGTGCTAATGGCTAAAGAGGAATTTTCAAGAGATGAATTAGGAACAACGGTTTTAATTTCTAAAGAATTAGTAAATTTAAAAAATTCCCTTCCATTTAGTTTAACTAATGCACAATCAAAAGTAACTAGAGAAATACTTACAGATATGAAATCAAGCACTCCTATGAACAGGCTAGTTCAAGGTGATGTTGGATCAGGTAAAACAATGGTTGCAATTATAGCAATGTTTAATGTAGTGAAAAATGGATATCAAGCAACTATGATGGCACCTACAGAAATACTCGCAATGCAGCATTATGAATCTATTACAAAGACTCTTAATGGATTTGATATAAATGTTCAAATAATAACTGGAAGTACAACAAAAAAGCAAAAGAAAATCATATTAGATGCTATAAAAAATGGTGAAATAGACATATTGATTGGAACCCATGCACTTATAGAAGATAATGTAGAGTTTAAAAACTTAGCACTTGTTATTACAGATGAACAGCATAGATTTGGAGTAAGACAAAGAGCTAAACTTGTTAATAAGGGGAAAAATCCACATGTATTAGTTATGACAGCAACACCAATCCCTAGAACACTAGCTATTTTTATGTATGGTGATATGGATATTTCTATAATAGATGAACTTCCACCTGGAAGACAAGAAATTGAAACATATCACATAGATTCCTCGAAAAAAGAAAGGGCATTTTCTTTTATAAAAAAACAAATTAACAGTGGTAGACAATGTTATATTGTTTGTCCGTTAGTTGAGGAATCAGAAAAACTAAGTTTAAAATCCGTAGAAGAAATGATTACAGAGTTAGAGAATAATTATTTTAAAGGATATTCTATAGGACTTCTACATGGTAAAATGAAGTCAAAGGAAAAAGATTTAGTAATGGAAGGATTCAAAAGTGGTAGTATTCAATTACTTGTGTCTACTACAGTTATAGAAGTTGGTGTAAACGTTCCAAATGCTAGCGTTATGTATATCGAAAATGCTGAGAGATTTGGGCTTTCTCAACTTCATCAATTGAGAGGAAGAGTTGGAAGAGGAGAATACAAGTCATACTGCATTTTATCATCTGATTCTAAAACAAAAGAAAGCAGAGAAAGAATGAAGATAATGACATCTACAACAGATGGATTTATAATTGCAGAAAAAGATATGCAGCTTAGAGGATTTGGAGAGTTTTTTGGACTACGTCAACATGGGATTTTTCAATTTAAAGTAGCAAATCTTTTTAAAGATATTGAATTGTTAAAGCAAACTAGAGAGATTGCAAAGGATATTATTAATAGTTGTAAATTAGAGTTAGAAGAATATAAAGAGCTTGGTTTAGAAGTAAGACTTAAGTACTTTGAGGAAATTGATAAAGGATCTTTTAATTAG
- a CDS encoding alpha/beta-type small acid-soluble spore protein encodes MARSNRNRVLIPEAKSGLDQFKIEVARELGIENYDQIDKGNLTSRQNGYVGGTMVKKMVEAYENGLAGK; translated from the coding sequence ATGGCAAGATCAAATAGAAATAGAGTACTAATACCAGAAGCAAAGAGTGGTTTAGACCAATTTAAAATAGAGGTAGCTAGAGAGCTTGGAATAGAAAACTATGATCAAATTGATAAGGGTAACCTTACATCAAGACAAAATGGATACGTAGGTGGAACTATGGTTAAGAAAATGGTTGAAGCCTATGAAAATGGATTAGCAGGAAAGTAA
- a CDS encoding alpha/beta-type small acid-soluble spore protein yields MSSNNNSGRNQVLVSEAKSGLNRFKVEVASELGLSNYDQIDKGNLTSRQNGYVGGTMVKRMVEAYENGLAGK; encoded by the coding sequence ATGAGTTCAAACAATAATTCAGGAAGAAACCAAGTACTAGTATCTGAAGCAAAATCAGGATTAAACAGATTTAAGGTAGAGGTTGCAAGTGAACTAGGACTTTCAAATTATGATCAAATTGATAAGGGTAACCTTACATCAAGACAAAATGGATATGTAGGTGGAACTATGGTTAAGAGAATGGTAGAAGCTTACGAAAACGGTCTAGCTGGAAAGTAA
- a CDS encoding alpha/beta-type small acid-soluble spore protein, with amino-acid sequence MSTNSRSGRNQVLVSEAKSGLDKFKLEVANEIGLSNYDQIDKGTLTSRQNGYVGGTMVKRMVEAYENGLAGK; translated from the coding sequence ATGAGCACAAACAGTAGATCAGGAAGAAATCAAGTACTAGTATCTGAGGCAAAGTCAGGACTAGATAAATTTAAACTAGAAGTTGCAAATGAAATAGGACTTTCAAACTATGACCAAATAGACAAGGGTACTTTAACATCAAGACAAAATGGATATGTAGGTGGAACTATGGTTAAGAGAATGGTAGAAGCTTACGAAAATGGTCTAGCTGGAAAGTAA
- the rsmD gene encoding 16S rRNA (guanine(966)-N(2))-methyltransferase RsmD, with translation MRIISGSAKGRKIKTPDGLDTRPTSDRVKESVFNIILRYVFDANVLDLFGGTGNLGLEALSRGANQCIFVEQNKKAYNTLRENISDLGFGEKAVTYNKDSFSILNQLAIEGKSFNLIFLDPPYGKGYVEKSIEEIDKLNLLEEDGLIVSEYDNVDNVSEKIGNFEVYRTEKYGRVRISFWRKEIGNE, from the coding sequence ATGAGAATAATTTCAGGAAGTGCTAAAGGAAGAAAAATAAAAACACCTGATGGGTTAGATACTAGACCTACATCAGATAGGGTGAAAGAGTCTGTCTTTAACATTATTTTAAGATATGTTTTTGACGCAAATGTTTTAGATTTGTTTGGAGGAACAGGTAATTTAGGACTTGAAGCTTTAAGTAGAGGTGCAAATCAATGCATTTTCGTTGAACAAAATAAAAAAGCCTATAATACTTTAAGAGAAAACATAAGTGATTTAGGGTTTGGAGAAAAAGCAGTTACATACAATAAAGATTCATTTAGTATACTAAATCAGCTAGCTATTGAAGGTAAAAGTTTTAACTTAATATTTTTAGACCCTCCATATGGGAAAGGATATGTTGAAAAGTCTATTGAGGAAATTGATAAATTAAATCTTTTAGAGGAAGATGGTTTAATTGTTAGTGAGTATGATAATGTTGACAATGTATCTGAAAAAATAGGTAACTTCGAAGTTTATAGGACTGAAAAATATGGAAGAGTTAGAATCTCGTTTTGGAGAAAGGAGATAGGAAATGAATAA
- the coaD gene encoding pantetheine-phosphate adenylyltransferase, with translation MNKIAVYPGSFDPITNGHLDIILRTSNIFDKVIVAVLENPDKKSHLFTAEERVNLIKKVTSNIPNIEVESFEGLLVNYVKKKNSSVIIRGLRAISDFEYEFQMTLMNRNLNPDIETFFMMTKTDYSYLSSSVIKQVAHFGGGIKGLVPDAIIDDIYNKIKESN, from the coding sequence ATGAATAAGATTGCTGTTTATCCAGGTAGTTTTGATCCTATTACAAATGGTCATTTAGATATAATTTTGCGTACAAGTAATATTTTTGATAAGGTTATAGTAGCTGTTCTTGAAAATCCTGATAAAAAGTCACATTTATTTACCGCTGAAGAAAGAGTTAACCTTATAAAAAAGGTTACTAGTAATATACCTAATATAGAGGTAGAGTCATTTGAAGGACTTTTAGTAAACTATGTAAAGAAGAAAAATTCTAGTGTAATAATTAGAGGCCTTAGGGCAATATCAGATTTTGAGTATGAATTTCAAATGACCCTTATGAATAGAAATCTAAATCCTGATATAGAAACATTTTTTATGATGACGAAAACAGATTATTCCTATCTAAGCTCTAGTGTAATAAAGCAAGTTGCACATTTTGGAGGAGGAATAAAGGGCCTTGTTCCAGATGCAATTATAGATGATATATATAATAAAATAAAGGAAAGTAACTAG
- a CDS encoding nucleotidyltransferase, giving the protein MKVCGIIVEYNPMHNGHIYHIKKAKDTTSCSHLIAVMSGNFVQRGEPGIVNKWTRAEMALNQGVDLVIELPFINSISSAEGFCYSSVKILDSLNIVDNICFGSEEGSLESLKFIAKILVNEPLEYKNILTKYLDAGISFPSARQYALNEYIKDYTHNLKDLNFISYSNNILSVEYLKALLKLNSRIEPVTIERINNSYKEINLTGEISSATSIRNNILNIHDIKNAMPYENFDLLSKDFEKGLGPVSLNSFSDIIMYKLRECTVDYLESLVDVSEGLENKIKKASENFSDVVSLINEVSGKRYPKTRIQRILLYALFGITRDVYKNYFEPTYVRVLGFNEKGREILSKIKKTSSLPIISMPNSKDIDSLKYDILSSDIYSLAYSNIDFKTSKKDLKTPPIYIKN; this is encoded by the coding sequence ATGAAGGTTTGCGGCATTATTGTTGAATACAACCCAATGCATAATGGACATATTTATCATATAAAAAAAGCAAAGGATACAACCTCTTGTTCTCATCTAATTGCTGTTATGAGTGGTAACTTTGTTCAAAGAGGAGAGCCTGGGATTGTTAATAAATGGACAAGAGCTGAAATGGCTTTAAATCAAGGTGTAGATTTAGTAATAGAACTTCCATTTATTAATAGTATTTCTAGCGCAGAGGGCTTTTGTTATTCATCTGTAAAGATACTCGATTCACTTAACATTGTTGATAATATTTGTTTTGGAAGTGAAGAAGGATCCCTAGAGTCACTTAAGTTTATTGCTAAAATTCTTGTAAATGAACCCTTAGAGTACAAAAATATTCTCACTAAGTACTTAGATGCAGGAATTTCTTTCCCAAGTGCTAGACAATATGCACTAAATGAATACATAAAAGATTATACTCATAATCTTAAAGATTTAAACTTTATTTCTTACTCAAATAATATTTTATCAGTAGAATATTTAAAGGCATTACTTAAACTTAATAGTAGAATAGAACCTGTAACTATTGAGAGAATTAACAATTCATACAAAGAAATAAATCTTACCGGTGAAATATCAAGTGCAACATCGATTAGAAATAATATTTTAAACATACATGATATAAAAAATGCTATGCCCTATGAAAATTTTGATCTCTTAAGTAAAGACTTTGAAAAAGGCCTTGGTCCAGTAAGCCTTAATAGCTTTTCTGATATTATTATGTATAAACTTAGGGAATGTACTGTTGACTACTTAGAATCTTTAGTAGATGTATCTGAGGGGCTGGAAAACAAAATAAAAAAGGCAAGCGAAAACTTTTCAGATGTAGTCTCCTTGATAAATGAAGTTTCGGGTAAAAGATATCCTAAAACTAGAATTCAAAGAATACTTTTGTATGCTTTATTTGGAATTACAAGGGATGTTTATAAAAATTATTTCGAACCAACATACGTTAGAGTTCTAGGCTTTAATGAAAAGGGACGTGAAATCCTAAGTAAAATTAAGAAAACATCTTCTCTACCTATTATATCTATGCCAAATTCAAAGGATATAGATTCTTTAAAGTACGATATATTATCAAGTGATATATACTCACTTGCATATTCAAATATAGACTTTAAGACTTCGAAAAAAGATTTAAAAACACCTCCTATTTACATTAAGAATTGA
- the pta gene encoding phosphate acetyltransferase, whose product MGLIERIREKAKTEKKTIVLPEGNERRTIKAAQIIQQEGIANIILLGNEVEIKKIAEEEKADLNGIEILDYLNSEKFEKYAEEFYELRKHKGMTIEKARETLKDEIYFGTMMVKDKKADGLVSGAIHSTGDLLRPALQIIKTAKDAKIVSSFFVIEVPNCEYGEDGVFFFSDCGVNTDPNAEELASIALSTAKSAIGLAAIKPKVAMLSFSTMGSAKSPSTEKVIKATEIAKETLPEDVLIDGEIQLDAAIDKNVAKIKAPNSSVAGRANILVFPNLDAGNIGYKLVQRLAKAEAIGPICQGFAAPINDLSRGCNVDDIVSAVAITAVQAMDMSSK is encoded by the coding sequence ATGGGTCTTATAGAAAGAATAAGAGAAAAAGCTAAAACCGAAAAGAAGACTATTGTTTTGCCAGAAGGAAATGAAAGGAGAACAATAAAGGCTGCACAAATCATACAGCAAGAAGGGATAGCAAATATTATTCTTTTAGGAAATGAAGTAGAAATAAAAAAGATTGCAGAGGAAGAGAAGGCTGATTTAAATGGAATTGAGATATTAGATTATTTAAATTCTGAAAAGTTTGAAAAATATGCCGAAGAATTTTATGAACTAAGAAAACATAAGGGAATGACCATTGAAAAAGCAAGGGAAACACTAAAGGATGAGATTTACTTTGGAACAATGATGGTTAAAGATAAAAAAGCAGATGGATTAGTTTCAGGTGCTATTCATTCTACTGGAGACCTTCTAAGACCAGCTCTTCAAATAATTAAAACTGCAAAGGATGCAAAAATTGTATCAAGCTTTTTTGTAATAGAAGTTCCAAATTGTGAATATGGTGAAGATGGGGTATTCTTCTTTTCAGATTGTGGAGTAAATACTGACCCAAATGCAGAGGAGCTTGCATCTATTGCACTTTCAACAGCAAAATCAGCAATTGGCCTTGCAGCAATTAAACCTAAGGTTGCTATGCTTTCGTTTTCAACTATGGGAAGCGCTAAAAGCCCAAGTACTGAAAAAGTTATAAAGGCAACTGAAATAGCAAAAGAAACACTTCCAGAAGATGTTCTGATTGACGGTGAAATACAATTGGATGCTGCAATTGACAAAAATGTTGCTAAGATAAAGGCTCCAAACAGTAGTGTAGCAGGTAGAGCAAATATACTTGTTTTTCCCAACCTAGATGCAGGAAACATTGGCTATAAGCTAGTACAAAGACTTGCAAAAGCAGAGGCTATAGGACCTATATGTCAAGGATTTGCAGCACCTATTAACGACCTTTCAAGAGGTTGCAATGTAGATGATATTGTAAGTGCTGTTGCAATAACCGCTGTTCAAGCTATGGATATGTCATCTAAATAA
- a CDS encoding acetate/propionate family kinase: protein MNVLVINCGSSSLKYQLISMEKEVVMAKGLVERIGIEGSILTHKPEGRDKIKIEESMKDHTDAIRLVLEALVNETYGVIKDMSEIGAVGHRVVHGGEKYSESVLIDDEVMRALEDCTSLAPLHNPPNLIGINACKDLMGNTPMVAVFDTAFHQTMPDYAFTYALPYELYESHGVRRYGFHGTSHRFVTAAAANMLGKNAKELKLITCHLGNGASLAAIDGGKSVDTSMGFTPLEGLVMGTRCGDIDPAIVTYIQRVLGVSNEEVDNIVNKKSGVLGISGISSDFRDIEEAAEKGDKRAQLALDVFHYRVRKYIGSYAAAMGGVDAIVFTAGLGENSPESRCEICKGLEFLGVKFDESKNNFRGKAEFISADDSKVKVIVIPTNEELMIARDTKEIVCG, encoded by the coding sequence ATGAATGTGTTAGTTATTAACTGTGGTAGTTCATCACTAAAATATCAGCTAATCAGCATGGAAAAAGAAGTGGTAATGGCTAAGGGATTAGTTGAAAGAATAGGGATTGAAGGATCAATTTTAACTCATAAACCTGAGGGAAGGGATAAGATAAAGATTGAGGAGTCAATGAAGGACCATACCGACGCTATTAGATTAGTTTTAGAGGCCCTTGTTAATGAAACCTACGGTGTTATTAAGGATATGTCAGAAATAGGAGCTGTAGGACATAGAGTTGTACACGGAGGAGAAAAGTATTCAGAATCTGTTCTTATAGATGATGAAGTTATGAGAGCTCTAGAGGACTGTACATCACTAGCACCACTACATAACCCACCAAATTTAATAGGAATTAATGCATGTAAAGATCTTATGGGAAATACCCCTATGGTTGCAGTGTTTGATACAGCATTTCACCAAACAATGCCTGACTATGCATTTACATATGCCCTTCCATATGAGTTATATGAAAGTCATGGAGTAAGACGTTATGGATTCCATGGTACTAGTCATAGATTTGTTACTGCAGCTGCTGCTAATATGCTTGGAAAGAACGCAAAAGAACTTAAGCTAATTACTTGTCATCTTGGAAATGGTGCAAGTCTTGCAGCAATAGATGGAGGAAAGTCAGTTGATACAAGTATGGGCTTTACACCACTTGAAGGTCTTGTGATGGGGACTAGATGTGGAGACATAGACCCTGCAATAGTTACATATATCCAAAGAGTACTTGGAGTATCAAATGAAGAAGTTGATAATATTGTAAATAAGAAGTCAGGAGTACTTGGTATTTCAGGAATTAGTAGCGATTTTAGAGACATTGAAGAAGCTGCTGAAAAGGGAGATAAGAGGGCACAACTTGCACTCGATGTTTTCCACTATAGAGTTAGAAAATACATTGGATCATATGCTGCTGCTATGGGAGGAGTAGATGCTATTGTATTTACTGCAGGGCTTGGAGAAAACTCCCCTGAATCAAGATGCGAAATCTGCAAGGGATTAGAGTTTCTTGGAGTTAAATTTGATGAATCAAAAAATAACTTTAGAGGTAAGGCGGAATTTATATCAGCAGATGATTCTAAGGTTAAAGTTATTGTTATACCTACAAATGAAGAATTGATGATTGCTAGAGATACTAAAGAAATTGTTTGTGGATAA
- a CDS encoding YceD family protein, whose amino-acid sequence MKIDVSKLFRKKVQTLPFEVTSQLSTIDRDELKISLNSPLNVKGNAYFDGEVVTLVGTITTILKMQCSRCLTELDYHMSIEFEDEFSKFDFSEDRYLISEEETIDLTNMVTDNMILHLPVKVNCDENCKGLCPKCGKNLNKGLCSCTLEDVDPRLEVLKNLFKGD is encoded by the coding sequence ATGAAAATTGATGTATCTAAATTATTTAGAAAAAAAGTGCAAACGCTTCCTTTTGAAGTTACTTCTCAGCTATCTACCATAGACAGAGACGAACTTAAAATATCCTTAAATTCGCCATTAAACGTTAAGGGTAATGCGTATTTCGATGGGGAAGTGGTTACACTTGTTGGAACTATTACTACCATTCTAAAAATGCAATGTTCTAGATGTTTAACGGAATTAGATTATCATATGTCTATAGAATTTGAAGATGAATTTTCGAAATTTGACTTTAGTGAAGATAGATATTTAATATCTGAGGAAGAAACAATTGACTTAACGAATATGGTAACGGATAATATGATATTACATTTACCTGTTAAAGTAAATTGTGATGAGAATTGCAAAGGTTTATGCCCTAAATGCGGCAAAAATTTAAATAAAGGTTTGTGTAGTTGTACTTTAGAGGATGTAGATCCAAGACTTGAGGTACTAAAGAACCTTTTTAAAGGTGACTAA
- the rpmF gene encoding 50S ribosomal protein L32: MGNPARKQSKARRDKRRANTWKLEAPGVVECPQCHEAKLAHRVCGNCGFYKNRTVVEN; encoded by the coding sequence ATGGGAAATCCAGCTAGAAAGCAATCAAAGGCTAGAAGAGATAAAAGAAGAGCAAACACTTGGAAACTAGAAGCTCCAGGAGTGGTAGAATGCCCACAATGCCATGAAGCTAAGCTTGCTCACAGAGTATGCGGAAACTGTGGATTCTACAAGAATAGAACTGTAGTTGAAAACTAA
- the plsX gene encoding phosphate acyltransferase PlsX → MKIAIDVMGGDNAPLEIVKGAVEAADEYLIDIYLVGKSEEIEKILDAKAFNNPRIHIVNATEIIENEDSPTIAIRTKKDSSMVVGMKMLKNGEIDAFVSAGNTGALLAGGLFVVGRIKGIDRPALAPILPGRCGPVMLVDAGANAECKVRNITQFAMMGEIYFKNVMKYEFPRVGLINIGVEEEKGTEFTKECYKALKESNKSFVGNIEGRDILEGKVQVVVADGFTGNVVLKVFEGTAMTILKELKIELMRSFITKIGAFLSKGAFTLFKKKFDYTEHGGAILIGLNGPVIKAHGSSNAKAIKNAIRQAIKCVDGKIIESIKNELEEN, encoded by the coding sequence ATGAAAATAGCAATAGATGTTATGGGAGGAGATAATGCTCCTTTAGAAATAGTTAAGGGAGCAGTTGAGGCTGCAGATGAGTATTTAATAGATATTTATTTGGTAGGCAAAAGTGAAGAAATAGAAAAAATACTAGATGCTAAGGCCTTTAATAATCCAAGGATTCATATAGTAAATGCCACTGAAATAATAGAAAATGAAGATTCACCTACAATAGCTATTAGAACTAAAAAAGATTCCTCTATGGTAGTCGGTATGAAAATGCTAAAGAACGGGGAAATTGATGCATTCGTTTCCGCGGGAAATACAGGGGCGCTACTTGCAGGAGGATTATTTGTAGTAGGAAGAATAAAGGGTATAGATAGACCTGCCCTTGCACCAATACTCCCAGGTAGATGTGGACCTGTTATGTTAGTTGATGCTGGTGCTAATGCAGAATGTAAGGTTAGAAATATAACTCAGTTTGCTATGATGGGTGAAATATATTTTAAAAATGTTATGAAATATGAATTTCCAAGGGTTGGACTTATAAATATTGGTGTAGAGGAAGAAAAGGGTACAGAATTTACTAAGGAATGTTATAAAGCACTTAAAGAAAGTAACAAAAGCTTTGTAGGAAATATAGAAGGTAGAGATATATTAGAGGGAAAAGTGCAGGTTGTTGTCGCAGATGGATTTACTGGGAATGTTGTACTAAAGGTATTTGAAGGAACTGCTATGACAATTTTGAAAGAACTTAAGATAGAATTAATGAGGTCATTTATTACAAAAATAGGTGCATTTTTATCTAAAGGGGCATTTACTCTTTTTAAGAAAAAGTTTGACTATACAGAGCATGGAGGAGCTATACTTATAGGTTTAAATGGACCAGTAATAAAAGCACATGGAAGTTCTAATGCTAAGGCAATAAAAAATGCTATAAGACAAGCTATAAAGTGCGTAGATGGAAAAATTATAGAGTCAATAAAAAATGAATTAGAAGAAAATTAA
- the acpP gene encoding acyl carrier protein, which translates to MLFDKIKEKISEVLGVEADDVTMESTFIDDLGADSIDLVELVMALEEEFEIQIPDEEVAKIKSVSDVVEYIKENANI; encoded by the coding sequence ATGCTATTTGATAAGATAAAGGAAAAAATATCAGAGGTTCTTGGTGTTGAGGCTGACGATGTTACTATGGAATCTACATTTATAGATGATCTTGGTGCAGATTCAATTGATCTAGTTGAACTAGTAATGGCTCTTGAAGAAGAGTTTGAAATTCAAATTCCAGATGAGGAAGTTGCAAAGATTAAGTCAGTTAGTGATGTTGTAGAGTACATAAAGGAAAACGCAAACATCTAA
- the rnc gene encoding ribonuclease III, translating to MPKGNRISEINEFQNIIGVKFQNIDFLDKALTHSSFANQFGLKYDEHNERLEFLGDSILSMVVSEYLYKKYKNKQEGKLTRIRAAVVCEPSLADISRSLKVNKYIRIGKGEELSGGREKDSLLADACEAIIAAIYLDRGIEEARKFILKNLEPKVESIGENYNYRDFKSRLQEYVQKSLLVPIRYSVVKEYGPPHDKTFEVEVFLEEKSSGRGVGKSKKEAEQGAAKDALGNMGVFFNE from the coding sequence ATGCCAAAAGGAAATAGAATATCCGAAATTAACGAATTTCAAAATATAATCGGAGTAAAGTTTCAAAATATAGATTTTTTAGATAAAGCTTTAACACATAGCTCATTTGCAAATCAATTTGGACTAAAATATGATGAACATAATGAGAGGTTGGAATTTCTTGGTGATTCTATACTTAGTATGGTTGTTAGTGAGTATCTATACAAAAAATATAAAAACAAACAAGAAGGAAAGCTTACAAGAATTAGAGCGGCAGTTGTGTGTGAACCTTCACTTGCAGATATATCTAGAAGTCTTAAAGTAAATAAGTATATTAGAATAGGTAAAGGTGAAGAACTCTCAGGAGGACGTGAAAAGGACTCACTTTTGGCGGATGCCTGTGAAGCAATAATTGCAGCTATATACCTTGACCGCGGTATTGAGGAGGCTAGAAAATTTATACTTAAAAATCTAGAGCCTAAAGTTGAAAGTATAGGAGAGAACTATAATTATCGAGACTTTAAATCAAGGCTCCAAGAATATGTACAAAAAAGCCTTTTGGTTCCTATAAGATACTCTGTAGTTAAAGAATATGGTCCTCCTCATGATAAGACCTTCGAGGTAGAGGTTTTTCTAGAAGAAAAGTCAAGTGGTCGTGGAGTTGGAAAAAGTAAAAAGGAAGCGGAACAAGGTGCTGCGAAGGACGCATTAGGAAATATGGGAGTATTTTTTAATGAATAA